A window from Thermomonas aquatica encodes these proteins:
- the secA gene encoding preprotein translocase subunit SecA, protein MLNSLLTSVFGSRNERLLKQLSGIVKKINALEPQMQALSDEALKAKTEEFKERHAKGESLDKLLPEAFAVCREASVRVYGMRHFDVQLIGGMVLHGGKIAEMRTGEGKTLTATLAVYLNALEGKGVHVVTVNDYLARRDAAQMGKLYNWLGLSVGVVYPGMPHSDKGAAYNADITYGTNNEFGFDYLRDNMALAREDRFQRGLNYAIVDEVDSILIDEARTPLIISGPADESPELYVRVNQIVPSLTRQEKEDSPGDFWVDEKAKQVHMSEAGQEHAEELLRAAGILTEDEGLYAAHNIHVVHHLNAAMRAHAIYQVDVDYIVRDGEVIIVDEFTGRTLPGRRWSDGLHQAVEAKEGVAVQRENQTLASVTFQNLFRMYRKLSGMTGTADTEAYEFQNIYGLEVVVIPTHRPMVRKDHSDLVFLNRAGKYRAVANEIKGCAERGQPVLVGTTSIEVSELLSDALREAGIAHEVLNAKQHEREAHIVANAGAPGAVTIATNMAGRGTDIVLGGSLDAELAMLGEDAPQAEKDRIKAEWQVRHDAVKAAGGLHIVGTERHESRRIDNQLRGRSGRQGDPGSSRFYLSLEDNLMRIFAADWVQKVMARMGLKEDDIIESPLVTKQIANAQRKVEAHNFDIRKNLLDFDDVNNDQRKVIYGQRDELLEAESVKDNVDGIRRDVVGDLVERYVPADSVDDQWDLPGLEAELAGEFGVHVPLVQMHKEHEELDAEQIQAKVQDAVAELFANKETQVGSETMRMLEKHVMLNVLDQNWKEHLGRMDYLRQGIHLRGYAQKQPKQEYKKEAFELFSELLEKVKREVVSLLARVRIRDEAEIAAAEAEERARAEAMARQMQFQHPDMGGLGADEEAAAVQLAQQPEGYGEEFSRIGRNDPCPCGSGKKFKHCHGQLA, encoded by the coding sequence ATGCTCAACAGCCTGCTCACCAGCGTCTTCGGCAGCCGCAACGAACGCCTGCTCAAGCAACTTTCCGGCATCGTCAAGAAGATCAACGCGCTCGAGCCGCAGATGCAGGCGCTCTCGGACGAGGCGCTGAAGGCCAAGACCGAGGAGTTCAAGGAGCGCCACGCCAAGGGCGAATCGCTGGACAAGCTGCTGCCGGAAGCGTTCGCGGTCTGCCGCGAAGCCTCGGTGCGCGTGTACGGCATGCGCCATTTCGACGTGCAGCTGATCGGCGGCATGGTCCTGCACGGCGGCAAGATCGCCGAGATGCGCACCGGCGAGGGCAAGACCCTGACCGCGACCCTGGCGGTGTACCTCAACGCGCTGGAAGGCAAGGGCGTGCACGTGGTCACGGTCAACGACTACCTGGCCCGCCGCGACGCCGCGCAGATGGGCAAGCTGTACAACTGGCTGGGCCTCTCGGTCGGCGTGGTCTACCCGGGCATGCCGCATTCCGACAAGGGCGCGGCCTACAACGCCGACATCACCTACGGCACCAACAACGAATTCGGCTTCGACTACCTGCGCGACAACATGGCACTGGCCAGGGAGGACCGCTTCCAGCGCGGCCTCAACTACGCGATCGTCGACGAGGTGGACTCGATCCTGATCGACGAGGCGCGCACCCCGCTGATCATCTCCGGTCCGGCCGACGAATCGCCGGAGCTGTACGTGCGGGTCAACCAGATCGTGCCCTCGCTGACCCGGCAGGAGAAGGAAGACAGCCCCGGCGACTTCTGGGTCGACGAGAAGGCCAAGCAGGTGCACATGTCCGAAGCGGGCCAGGAGCACGCCGAGGAGCTGCTGCGCGCCGCCGGCATCCTGACCGAGGACGAGGGCCTGTACGCCGCGCACAACATCCACGTGGTCCACCACCTCAACGCGGCGATGCGCGCGCATGCGATCTACCAGGTCGACGTCGACTACATCGTGCGCGACGGCGAAGTCATCATCGTCGACGAATTCACCGGCCGCACCCTGCCGGGCCGCCGCTGGTCCGACGGCCTGCACCAGGCGGTGGAGGCGAAGGAAGGCGTGGCGGTGCAGCGCGAGAACCAGACGCTGGCCTCGGTCACCTTCCAGAACCTGTTCCGCATGTACAGGAAGCTGTCCGGCATGACCGGCACGGCGGATACCGAAGCCTACGAATTCCAGAACATCTACGGGCTGGAAGTGGTGGTGATCCCCACCCACCGGCCGATGGTGCGCAAGGACCACTCCGACCTGGTGTTCCTCAACCGCGCCGGCAAGTACCGCGCGGTGGCCAACGAGATCAAGGGCTGCGCCGAGCGCGGCCAGCCGGTGCTGGTCGGCACCACCTCGATCGAGGTGTCGGAGCTGCTGAGCGACGCCCTGCGCGAAGCCGGCATCGCCCACGAGGTGCTCAACGCCAAGCAGCACGAGCGCGAAGCCCATATCGTCGCCAATGCCGGCGCGCCGGGGGCGGTGACCATCGCCACCAACATGGCCGGCCGCGGCACCGACATCGTGCTGGGCGGTTCGCTGGATGCCGAACTCGCCATGCTCGGCGAGGACGCGCCGCAAGCGGAGAAGGACCGCATCAAGGCCGAATGGCAGGTCCGCCACGACGCGGTCAAGGCCGCCGGCGGGCTGCACATCGTCGGCACCGAACGCCACGAAAGCCGCCGCATCGACAACCAGCTGCGCGGCCGCTCCGGCCGCCAGGGCGACCCGGGCTCGTCCCGCTTCTACCTGTCGCTGGAAGACAACCTGATGCGCATCTTCGCCGCCGACTGGGTGCAGAAGGTGATGGCGCGGATGGGCCTGAAGGAAGACGACATCATCGAGTCGCCGCTGGTGACCAAGCAGATCGCCAACGCGCAGCGCAAGGTCGAGGCGCACAACTTCGACATCCGCAAGAACCTGCTGGATTTCGACGACGTCAACAACGACCAGCGCAAGGTGATCTACGGCCAGCGCGACGAGCTGCTGGAGGCCGAGAGCGTCAAGGACAACGTCGACGGCATCCGCCGCGACGTGGTCGGCGACCTGGTCGAGCGCTACGTGCCGGCCGATTCGGTCGACGACCAGTGGGACCTGCCGGGCCTGGAAGCGGAGCTCGCCGGCGAATTCGGCGTGCACGTGCCGCTGGTGCAGATGCACAAGGAGCACGAGGAACTGGACGCCGAACAGATCCAGGCCAAGGTGCAGGATGCGGTGGCCGAATTGTTCGCCAACAAGGAAACGCAAGTCGGCAGCGAGACCATGCGCATGCTGGAAAAGCACGTGATGCTCAACGTGCTGGACCAGAACTGGAAGGAGCACCTAGGGCGCATGGATTACCTGCGCCAGGGCATCCACCTGCGCGGTTACGCGCAGAAGCAGCCGAAGCAGGAATACAAGAAGGAAGCGTTCGAGCTGTTCTCCGAACTGCTGGAGAAGGTGAAGCGCGAAGTGGTCTCGCTGCTGGCGCGGGTGCGCATCCGCGACGAAGCCGAGATCGCCGCCGCCGAAGCCGAGGAGCGCGCGCGCGCCGAGGCGATGGCGCGGCAGATGCAGTTCCAGCACCCGGACATGGGCGGCCTGGGCGCGGACGAGGAGGCTGCCGCGGTGCAGCTGGCGCAGCAGCCGGAAGGCTATGGCGAAGAATTCAGCCGCATCGGCCGTAACGATCCCTGCCCGTGCGGCAGCGGCAAGAAGTTCAAGCACTGCCACGGCCAGCTGGCCTGA
- a CDS encoding M23 family metallopeptidase: MTETNQRYGNSLHDTRQRLAALACKLRFQALRRPLAAVGALLAVGVLLGAGARSAVGLAEVEALQAADASRQAELDKVRREAQHEVNALAARLAELQAQANRLNALGARLTQAGQLQDGEFEFDKPVGQGGAGHASDMPPAELRQRLAALESQYRDADTQLSVLESLLFNRELDRNAMPSRDPIAGSYITSGFGGRADPFGGGHQFHKGIDFEADVGDPVLAVADGVVSYSGVRSGYGNVVEVDHGNGYVTRYAHNSRLTRNVGDLVRSGQEIAKAGSTGRSTGAHVHFEVWQDGVVVNPRKFLGHNDALARHGPARG; this comes from the coding sequence ATGACCGAAACAAACCAGCGATACGGGAATTCCCTACACGATACGCGCCAGCGCCTCGCCGCGCTGGCCTGCAAGCTGCGCTTCCAGGCTCTGCGTCGCCCCTTGGCTGCCGTTGGCGCCCTGTTGGCGGTTGGCGTCCTGTTGGGCGCGGGCGCTCGCAGCGCGGTGGGGCTGGCGGAAGTCGAAGCCCTGCAGGCCGCCGATGCCAGCCGCCAGGCCGAGCTGGACAAGGTCCGCCGCGAGGCCCAGCACGAAGTCAACGCGCTGGCCGCGCGCCTGGCCGAGCTGCAGGCCCAGGCCAACCGCCTGAACGCGCTCGGCGCGCGCCTGACCCAGGCCGGCCAGCTGCAGGACGGCGAATTCGAATTCGACAAGCCGGTCGGCCAGGGTGGCGCCGGCCATGCCAGCGACATGCCGCCGGCCGAGCTGCGCCAGCGCCTGGCCGCGCTGGAAAGCCAGTACCGCGATGCGGATACCCAGCTGTCGGTGCTGGAGTCGCTGCTGTTCAACCGCGAACTGGACCGCAATGCGATGCCCTCGCGCGACCCGATCGCGGGCAGCTACATCACCTCCGGTTTCGGCGGCCGCGCCGATCCGTTCGGTGGCGGCCACCAGTTCCACAAGGGCATCGACTTCGAGGCCGATGTCGGCGATCCGGTGCTGGCGGTGGCCGATGGCGTGGTCAGCTATTCAGGCGTGCGTTCCGGCTACGGCAACGTGGTCGAGGTCGACCACGGCAATGGCTACGTCACCCGCTACGCGCACAACTCGCGGCTGACCCGCAACGTGGGCGACCTGGTCCGCAGCGGCCAGGAAATCGCCAAGGCCGGCTCCACCGGGCGCTCCACCGGCGCGCACGTGCATTTCGAAGTCTGGCAGGACGGCGTGGTGGTCAATCCCCGCAAGTTCCTGGGCCACAACGACGCGCTGGCGCGTCACGGGCCGGCGCGCGGCTGA
- a CDS encoding DciA family protein, whose product MPPKPGTATPAGPRAALDALFAEAAGNPLRRALWLDAVDRLLRPHLPSGLAAHARLANVRGDKLVFVVDAPVWHAKLRLATRELVDAARSVGLDVAGLSVKTTLQPLRPVPPAARTAKPNVSAAGQSQLAAALALLRSDAQEGAGGDRKAGSRRTRKAPTGPASGAS is encoded by the coding sequence ATGCCCCCGAAACCGGGGACCGCGACCCCCGCCGGGCCCCGCGCCGCGCTGGATGCGCTGTTCGCGGAAGCCGCCGGGAACCCCTTGCGCCGCGCCCTGTGGCTCGACGCGGTGGATCGGTTGTTGCGCCCCCACTTGCCGTCGGGTCTGGCCGCACATGCGCGGCTGGCGAATGTGCGGGGCGACAAGCTCGTTTTCGTCGTCGACGCGCCGGTCTGGCATGCCAAGTTGCGGCTGGCCACACGGGAACTGGTCGACGCCGCCCGCTCCGTCGGGCTCGATGTGGCGGGGTTGAGCGTCAAGACGACCCTGCAACCGTTGCGACCCGTACCGCCGGCCGCACGCACCGCCAAACCGAATGTCTCGGCGGCCGGCCAATCGCAATTGGCTGCTGCCCTGGCATTGCTGCGGTCTGACGCGCAAGAAGGCGCCGGGGGAGACCGCAAGGCCGGATCGCGGCGGACACGAAAAGCGCCCACTGGACCGGCCAGCGGGGCATCCTAA